Proteins encoded by one window of Flexibacter flexilis DSM 6793:
- a CDS encoding glycosyltransferase family 4 protein, which translates to MSNTVTHNKKPRVGFVSSRWAFFPDDKTFLFNGYDGSLIAELLKTYPDMGIAIYEDKDKKVQHIMEFKPNKLYKLEGPLSFAAGLRNTFKIRKQLQKMQEEHDILIVQLSFVSFFALLTLRKPVVYQLCTNVLVAAENPVKYIGAKKMVSVAFANVIDWVHRRLFARPNVRVIANGGELVEVYKEYNPIQVISSCIHEYQLISPEEIQLKANPFSILFVGRPSLEKGIDLLMQSFADLKAMGKDVRLSFAGVTKDLFFEMNPEYKGIVQKYEADIAFLGTVPFGEKLFNLYKNSHALVLASRVEGTPRVLVEARAFGCPVVATRVGGTPQSVTDGSDGLLFDPENHQQLTAALVKLIDSPELRLQMAKNGLETVRTKQTLEIFAKPFVDCVEELAKNIKN; encoded by the coding sequence ATGAGCAATACAGTAACACACAACAAGAAACCTAGAGTTGGATTTGTTTCAAGCCGCTGGGCTTTTTTCCCAGACGACAAAACATTTTTATTTAATGGATACGATGGCTCATTGATTGCTGAATTACTCAAAACGTATCCAGATATGGGGATTGCTATATATGAAGATAAAGACAAAAAAGTACAACATATTATGGAGTTTAAACCTAATAAGCTCTATAAATTAGAAGGACCATTGAGCTTTGCTGCTGGTTTGCGGAATACATTTAAAATTCGTAAGCAGTTGCAAAAAATGCAGGAAGAACACGATATATTGATTGTACAACTCTCATTCGTATCCTTTTTTGCTTTACTTACTTTGCGTAAACCTGTTGTATATCAACTTTGTACTAATGTATTAGTCGCAGCTGAAAATCCTGTAAAGTATATTGGGGCTAAAAAAATGGTTTCAGTTGCTTTTGCTAATGTGATCGATTGGGTACATCGTCGTTTATTTGCAAGGCCAAATGTTCGTGTGATTGCTAATGGGGGGGAACTTGTTGAGGTGTATAAAGAATACAACCCAATTCAAGTGATTTCTTCTTGTATTCACGAATATCAACTCATTAGCCCAGAAGAAATTCAATTGAAAGCCAACCCATTTTCTATTCTTTTTGTTGGGCGTCCGAGCCTTGAAAAAGGAATAGACTTGCTCATGCAGTCATTTGCTGACCTCAAAGCGATGGGCAAAGATGTACGTTTGTCTTTTGCGGGCGTAACTAAGGATTTGTTTTTTGAAATGAACCCAGAGTATAAGGGCATTGTACAAAAATATGAGGCAGATATTGCTTTTTTAGGTACAGTTCCTTTTGGGGAGAAATTATTTAACTTATATAAAAACTCGCATGCCTTGGTGTTGGCTTCGCGCGTAGAGGGTACACCCCGCGTGTTGGTTGAGGCAAGAGCTTTCGGTTGCCCTGTAGTGGCTACACGTGTAGGTGGTACGCCACAAAGTGTAACAGATGGTTCTGATGGACTCTTATTCGACCCTGAAAATCATCAACAACTCACGGCTGCGTTGGTCAAACTAATAGATTCTCCTGAACTACGTTTACAAATGGCCAAAAATGGCTTGGAAACGGTTAGGACGAAACAAACACTTGAGATTTTTGCCAAACCATTTGTTGATTGTGTGGAAGAATTGGCCAAAAATATAAAGAACTAG
- a CDS encoding acyltransferase family protein has protein sequence MNKLQQINKFCLEKLARVTANKAFIPEIDGLRFFAIITVVIYHLNTAVHRASKNIIETDFFSSIIHKGSLGVSVFFAISGFILSLPFAQHYLIKTKKVNIKDYFLRRLTRLEPPYILILGLFFVAQIILGFYTFGQIFPNLIASLFYVHSIIYNKWSIVNPVAWSLEVEVQFYILAPLLATLFAIKNRQLRRIVILLLIVIGAVLPLVFKEQIEFFHLRKSIFVYFYAFFAGFLFTELFVQYRQFFTGSKVYWADGLGIMAVIILFLSYHVNDSLIAPVIFSLAIVVFFVAVFKGVLFNYIFTRPWIATIGGMCYTIYLIHYALIIGLVSNTKFFFLTQYSLSVNVLIQAIIILPILFLVSALFFVAVEKPCMYKDWPAQLKNKVQRFFYANY, from the coding sequence ATGAATAAACTACAACAAATCAATAAATTTTGCTTAGAAAAATTGGCAAGGGTTACAGCTAATAAGGCGTTTATTCCTGAAATAGATGGACTTCGCTTTTTTGCTATAATTACTGTAGTTATTTATCATCTTAATACCGCTGTTCATCGAGCTTCTAAAAATATTATTGAAACAGATTTTTTTTCCAGTATTATTCATAAAGGAAGTTTGGGTGTTAGTGTTTTTTTTGCTATCAGTGGTTTTATTTTATCATTACCATTTGCCCAACATTATTTGATAAAAACTAAAAAAGTCAATATAAAAGATTATTTTTTGCGCAGACTTACAAGATTAGAACCGCCCTATATACTGATATTAGGGTTGTTTTTTGTTGCTCAAATTATATTAGGTTTTTATACTTTTGGTCAAATATTTCCCAACTTAATTGCTAGCCTTTTTTATGTACATAGCATTATTTATAATAAGTGGAGTATTGTAAATCCTGTTGCTTGGAGCTTAGAGGTAGAAGTTCAATTTTATATTTTAGCTCCTTTGTTAGCTACGCTATTTGCTATCAAAAATCGCCAATTAAGAAGGATTGTAATTTTGTTGCTCATTGTTATAGGAGCAGTGCTTCCTCTTGTTTTTAAAGAACAAATAGAATTTTTTCATCTTAGAAAGTCGATATTTGTTTATTTTTATGCTTTTTTTGCAGGCTTTTTATTTACAGAGTTATTTGTACAATATCGGCAATTTTTCACAGGTTCAAAAGTATATTGGGCTGATGGTTTAGGGATAATGGCGGTGATTATTTTATTTCTATCTTATCATGTGAATGATAGCTTAATTGCTCCTGTAATTTTTTCGTTGGCCATTGTCGTTTTCTTTGTTGCAGTTTTTAAAGGTGTATTGTTTAATTATATATTTACACGTCCTTGGATTGCCACAATTGGTGGGATGTGTTACACTATTTATTTAATTCATTATGCACTAATTATAGGCTTGGTATCCAACACAAAGTTTTTCTTTTTAACACAATATTCGTTGTCGGTTAATGTGTTAATTCAGGCTATAATTATTCTGCCTATATTATTCCTTGTTTCTGCTTTATTTTTTGTAGCAGTAGAGAAACCGTGTATGTATAAAGATTGGCCTGCGCAGCTTAAAAACAAAGTTCAACGTTTTTTTTACGCTAATTATTAA
- the wecB gene encoding non-hydrolyzing UDP-N-acetylglucosamine 2-epimerase: MKLTIVGGARPNFMKIAPIIHAIHAAQAKGADISYRLIHTGQHYDKRLSDTFFEQLNIPHPHANLEAGSGSQAVQTGQIMVRFEEEMLAHPTDVVLVVGDVTSTMACSIVAKKLNTQVVHVEAGIRSFDMTMPEEINRIVTDALADHFFTTTVYANQNLLKTGTKPQQIHFVGNTMIDTLIANLPKIEQPEWWNSLALAAKKYVVLTLHRPANVDDPAKLKAYLDEIMAVTQGFSVIFPVHPRTMKTLAQLGVEYPQLKTVEPLGYLQFIYLVKNAYAVVTDSGGIQEETTYMGIPCLTLRDNTERPETVTVGSNELIGTNPSAIAPAFTRIHKGEWKKGAIPELWDGKTAERIVARLLELYK; encoded by the coding sequence ATGAAACTTACCATCGTCGGTGGCGCACGCCCCAACTTCATGAAGATAGCTCCTATCATTCATGCCATACATGCCGCACAAGCCAAAGGCGCGGACATTTCTTACCGACTCATTCACACGGGTCAGCACTACGACAAACGCTTGAGCGATACGTTTTTTGAACAGCTTAACATTCCGCACCCACACGCCAATTTGGAAGCGGGTTCGGGTAGCCAAGCCGTACAAACGGGTCAAATTATGGTGCGTTTTGAAGAAGAAATGCTCGCTCATCCTACGGACGTGGTGTTGGTGGTAGGCGATGTTACTTCTACAATGGCTTGTAGCATTGTGGCCAAAAAACTCAATACGCAAGTGGTACACGTGGAAGCGGGCATTCGTTCGTTTGACATGACCATGCCCGAAGAAATTAACCGCATCGTTACCGACGCGCTGGCCGATCATTTCTTTACCACGACGGTTTATGCCAACCAAAATTTGCTTAAAACAGGCACAAAACCACAACAAATTCATTTTGTAGGCAATACAATGATCGATACACTCATTGCCAATTTGCCCAAAATCGAACAGCCCGAATGGTGGAATAGCCTTGCTTTGGCCGCGAAAAAATATGTGGTGCTCACGCTTCACCGCCCTGCCAACGTGGACGACCCCGCCAAACTCAAAGCCTATTTGGATGAAATAATGGCCGTAACGCAAGGTTTTTCGGTAATTTTCCCTGTGCATCCGCGCACCATGAAAACTTTGGCGCAATTGGGTGTAGAATATCCGCAACTCAAAACCGTAGAGCCGTTGGGCTATTTGCAATTTATTTATTTGGTAAAAAATGCTTACGCTGTCGTAACGGATTCGGGTGGTATTCAGGAAGAAACAACCTATATGGGCATTCCGTGCCTGACGCTGCGCGACAATACCGAACGCCCCGAAACGGTAACCGTGGGCAGCAACGAGCTGATCGGAACAAATCCGTCGGCCATTGCGCCAGCGTTTACGCGCATTCATAAAGGCGAGTGGAAAAAAGGCGCGATTCCTGAACTTTGGGATGGCAAAACCGCCGAAAGAATCGTAGCGCGTTTGCTTGAGCTTTATAAGTAA
- a CDS encoding phenylacetate--CoA ligase family protein has product MNLFELTLKLKGIPIEEAKAKLKSIQQMSEADFATWQEQQKWDIIKHHYQHNKHYRDLLGGRMPASWEQVPILTKAHLQKPLEQLISDGFSLKNCYVNNTSGSSGHPFFFAKDKFAHAMTWALIMERYRWHDLNPGDKQARFYGIPLTFQGYYKEKIKDFLANRLRFPVFNLSDEVLEEFYQRFTRIPFKYIYGYTSSVAIFAKYVLQKPQPLNQVCPSLKCSIVTSEACTPEDRAVIEKAFGVPMVNEYGASELDFIAFTDRQGDWLITNETLHFEIVDNNNIPLPDGQEGKVIVSSYFNKAMPFVRYQIGDMGIIAPQRKGKYPVLQQLSGRVNDVALLPSGRRVPGLTFYYVSKSLLEQGGIMKEFVIRQKKHNLFLFEYVAERELNEDEKRQVQEKMDMYLEPGLTATFARKQAIDRPKSGKIKHFYVELEG; this is encoded by the coding sequence ATGAATTTATTTGAACTAACATTAAAGCTAAAAGGAATTCCCATAGAAGAGGCTAAAGCTAAACTAAAATCTATTCAGCAGATGAGCGAGGCTGATTTTGCGACTTGGCAAGAACAGCAAAAATGGGATATAATCAAACACCATTATCAGCACAACAAACATTATCGTGATTTGTTAGGCGGGCGTATGCCTGCCTCTTGGGAGCAAGTGCCAATCTTGACAAAAGCACATTTGCAAAAGCCGCTGGAGCAATTGATTAGTGATGGTTTTTCTTTGAAGAATTGCTATGTAAATAATACTTCAGGCTCATCAGGGCATCCTTTTTTCTTTGCCAAAGATAAATTTGCACACGCCATGACGTGGGCTTTAATTATGGAAAGGTATCGTTGGCATGATCTTAACCCAGGTGATAAACAAGCTCGTTTTTACGGTATTCCGCTTACTTTTCAGGGATACTACAAAGAAAAAATAAAAGACTTTTTAGCTAATCGCTTGCGCTTCCCTGTTTTTAATTTGTCGGATGAAGTGTTAGAAGAATTTTACCAACGTTTTACGCGTATTCCGTTTAAATACATTTATGGTTATACGAGTTCTGTGGCTATTTTTGCTAAATATGTGTTGCAAAAGCCGCAGCCGCTTAATCAGGTCTGCCCTTCGTTGAAGTGTAGTATTGTTACTTCCGAAGCCTGTACACCCGAAGACCGAGCTGTGATTGAAAAAGCCTTTGGCGTGCCAATGGTCAATGAATATGGGGCTTCTGAGCTTGACTTTATTGCATTTACAGACCGACAAGGAGATTGGCTCATCACCAATGAAACCCTGCATTTTGAGATAGTGGACAATAATAACATTCCTCTTCCTGATGGCCAAGAAGGAAAAGTAATTGTGTCTTCTTATTTTAATAAAGCGATGCCGTTCGTTCGTTACCAAATCGGAGATATGGGCATTATCGCTCCGCAACGCAAAGGCAAATATCCTGTTTTGCAACAACTTTCTGGGCGCGTGAATGATGTGGCACTATTGCCAAGCGGCAGACGCGTACCTGGTCTTACGTTTTATTATGTGTCTAAGAGTTTGCTCGAACAAGGTGGTATTATGAAAGAATTTGTTATTAGACAGAAAAAACATAATCTTTTCTTGTTTGAATACGTGGCAGAAAGAGAGCTAAACGAAGACGAAAAACGACAAGTCCAAGAAAAAATGGACATGTACTTAGAGCCTGGCCTTACGGCTACTTTTGCCCGTAAGCAAGCCATAGACCGCCCTAAATCTGGCAAAATCAAACATTTTTATGTTGAATTGGAAGGCTAA